The genomic interval AGTAATCTCAACaggtggttttatttttacaagtcGCCTATCAACTTCATCAATCTCTTTACCTATGAACCAGGGGGAATCTCTGTTTGTTGAATCAAACCACAGTGTAGAGAGTTGGCAAGTGATTCCCAGACACACATTGTGTTGATAGTCAGGAATGAAGCCATTTATCATTTGGAAGTGTTGAAGTTGCATTAAAGGAGATGGCCTTTTGACTCCATACACTGGTTCATTATTTGTTCCTGACATTGCATGACTGAAATGATCCCTCTCATTTCTAAGTAGGGGTACAGGTTGTTCGTATGAATACGATCTACCACCTCTGTGCAAGCAAAAATCACAGCCGTAAAAACCATTGAACTGCTTAGTGTTGCGAAGCAATGGACAAGCCACAGAATCAGAGCTACAAATTAGGACAAACACTTTGGAAACATGACTGTGTCCTTTTCTGTCTTGCCAGGCAATGCCTTCAGTCTCTAATAATGAAGCTTCTTTAACAAATGGTGTCAGCAATGTAATCATTGATGGTTTAGCTGGCCCAAACCATAATGCTGACATCAAAATGTGCCTTTTTCTTATTTCTGGTTCCAGTTCAATTACCTGGCACTGAATTGGCCAAATGCTGCATTTAGAGCTTTTAAACACTGGTGCACCATCACAATTCCAAATCAGGGTCAAATCATATTTTCCAAGAACTCCACTGTCACACAATTTCTGATACTTTCCACCAGACTGTATGTCAGTTAAAACACCAAAGGATCTAGTTTTTTCAGTAAGACTGACATCATGTTCCTGCAGAAGTTGTTTAATCTGTGCATGAAGGTGAATTACAAGAAAGAAGAAgccattttttaaacttttgttgGCATCAAACACTGTGTTGCAAAAGGTACAATGAGAGGGACAGTGTGCACTAATGCCAAGGTATGCTAAGcatttttcacaataaaagtgaACTTCAGACTGTGATGAACTTCCAAATTCTTTGTGGAAAAGGTATGTGAGGGTGGAATCAGACCTGGAAAAATTGAACATTTCCAGTAAATGAGTAAGTGCTTTGCCCGTTAAATTGTTCCGCAGCACATATGACATGAGCATCAATAAACTTTCTCCCTTTGAAACAGGTGCACCAGGATACAGGCGATTGTCACCATCTGCTTGGTCTTCACTGCCCTATAGATAtaagaaaaaagatttaaaacaaaacatgtataaATGAAAGTGAGTAGCAGCAAACCTGAGCAGTAACATCAATCTAAGAAAGTATTTTTAACCTTATAGCAAACACATCAACAATAAGTGCATAGcctatgtatgtgtgtattgttagtagtaatagtagtattGTGTATAAATGCTAAAAGTTTATATAATGGACTTACAGattaccgatctgcgtatcagtatatgaatgtgtgagcgttagtgagtgcgattgggagaatgtggctctagtgtaaagcgctttgagtggtctgtatgactggaaattcaaattcaattcaaagatactttattgatccccaaggggaaattagaattccagtaattgtttttatataagttcggtccatttaccatttacagcaACTACTAGCTATGTCTTATTGAACCACTGTCTACATACCACTGGAAGTTCAGGTGTCTTTTCTCTAGTTCTATTCCCCTCCATTACATCTTCATTGCTAGCATGGTTTTCCCCTTCATTACTAGCAGCATCACTCAAGTCCTCTTCAAAATATGACATGGCTTCTTCATTCTACAGGTTGCCAAGGAAAAAAGATTACTTGAAGTTATTAATTAAAACTGCAGACATGTATGTAAAGAAAACATGTATAAACTACCACATAAAATAGTGCATTTACCTCTGAAATGTCCACATCCCATTTGCTTGTGGTAGTGCTCTCAGCATTGAGTCCCTCATGTTCATCTTCACTGTTGGAAGTGTTAATACAGTTTTCTGCGCTGATTTGGTTATCTTTATTATCATTCTATATGTGAACAAatgaaacataattaaaaatgtagTCAATAAAATGATGATTGAAATTGTGCAACTGGTTTGCTGTAGCTTCTGCTTTTTACTGACAATGCTGTCATTTGTCTACACATGGGTTAGGATAAAGCATAGGTCAAAAGGTAACAAAATTAAGCTAAACGTGCCATTACATGGTATGAATCCACCCAGCTATTACAGCAAACCTGCCCCCCCAAACAAAACAAGTGTACCTCTTGTATGCCCTTGTCCATCAGGGTAGTTGTGGGAGAGTTCTCATTATTGAATTCATCTTCACTGCTTGAATTGTTGACTTCCTCCTCTCCATTGGTTGAAGAGTTACTCATGTGACCATCGGTGTTAATGTTATCATCATGCCTGACATTCTACAGGTTGACAACAGAAAGATAATTAACTGAATGAATTGTCATTAGCTGCCAACCATAAACCAAAAT from Girardinichthys multiradiatus isolate DD_20200921_A chromosome 5, DD_fGirMul_XY1, whole genome shotgun sequence carries:
- the LOC124867893 gene encoding uncharacterized protein LOC124867893 isoform X2 gives rise to the protein MSYFEEDLSDAASNEGENHASNEDVMEGNRTREKTPELPVGSEDQADGDNRLYPGAPVSKGESLLMLMSYVLRNNLTGKALTHLLEMFNFSRSDSTLTYLFHKEFGSSSQSEVHFYCEKCLAYLGISAHCPSHCTFCNTVFDANKSLKNGFFFLVIHLHAQIKQLLQEHDVSLTEKTRSFGVLTDIQSGGKYQKLCDSGVLGKYDLTLIWNCDGAPVFKSSKCSIWPIQCQVIELEPEIRKRHILMSALWFGPAKPSMITLLTPFVKEASLLETEGIAWQDRKGHSHVSKVFVLICSSDSVACPLLRNTKQFNGFYGCDFCLHRGGRSYSYEQPVPLLRNERDHFSHAMSGTNNEPVYGVKRPSPLMQLQHFQMINGFIPDYQHNVCLGITCQLSTLWFDSTNRDSPWFIGKEIDEVDRRLVKIKPPVEITRTPRSLTERMFWKASEWRAFLLFYSLPVLKGILPARFWNHLFLLVFGIYTLLQDTIKTESILIAELALKHLSLFSKDCMGRTI
- the LOC124867893 gene encoding uncharacterized protein LOC124867893 isoform X1; amino-acid sequence: MSNSSTNGEEEVNNSSSEDEFNNENSPTTTLMDKGIQENDNKDNQISAENCINTSNSEDEHEGLNAESTTTSKWDVDISENEEAMSYFEEDLSDAASNEGENHASNEDVMEGNRTREKTPELPVGSEDQADGDNRLYPGAPVSKGESLLMLMSYVLRNNLTGKALTHLLEMFNFSRSDSTLTYLFHKEFGSSSQSEVHFYCEKCLAYLGISAHCPSHCTFCNTVFDANKSLKNGFFFLVIHLHAQIKQLLQEHDVSLTEKTRSFGVLTDIQSGGKYQKLCDSGVLGKYDLTLIWNCDGAPVFKSSKCSIWPIQCQVIELEPEIRKRHILMSALWFGPAKPSMITLLTPFVKEASLLETEGIAWQDRKGHSHVSKVFVLICSSDSVACPLLRNTKQFNGFYGCDFCLHRGGRSYSYEQPVPLLRNERDHFSHAMSGTNNEPVYGVKRPSPLMQLQHFQMINGFIPDYQHNVCLGITCQLSTLWFDSTNRDSPWFIGKEIDEVDRRLVKIKPPVEITRTPRSLTERMFWKASEWRAFLLFYSLPVLKGILPARFWNHLFLLVFGIYTLLQDTIKTESILIAELALKHLSLFSKDCMGRTI